One region of Salvelinus namaycush isolate Seneca chromosome 3, SaNama_1.0, whole genome shotgun sequence genomic DNA includes:
- the LOC120045093 gene encoding APC membrane recruitment protein 1-like translates to MEPCGGIEPASYTKHLSAGCEQTAMGGQDSQTEVKPPSDTFDAVPPEPQPSGKLKRTALRFFGGRKSICVLPNFFGGRNKNQNKCASKKVVSKSKTHDGLSKAGWEDSLRSGYVPAGDFEYHSQTPSTCCSEFGHSTGDQKSFSLPRQKKGLRGLFNSIRRHRKNRNCDLEKNEMVAMSHVCNKEVPIAQTKIDQNDTECLNSLSESNVPVSANVEDCLTIAPECINADVIVSENNMVKQRSVDSLVGELMKGKDIVAKNDNPKKHEETLHETTEPGSLPNTSLESTVNVQLPTGSSQISLLYGDVASLKSFDSLTGCGDIIADQDDDSIAESTVSGERSRNAGKRSSCYVTYQGGGEEMATPDEVAGDYLHDLWENDAAENICYTDSQEPDFLEHSESPRMTPEEPSSSYNMDISNNSNGDLEVTETTLTSADVMTPQSDHQESVPNSDEGYYDSTTPGQDEDGRDKVDKIRTDRLPRDSYSGDALYELFEPDDSLISPPLEKSKLPDPLEFLEMPAQCSDVHAMFTPETDLMEEDRLTLIQQDLLCAELKSMCKLSKEQALFTKGRIHQDNSFQESISKVNTKTQASMKEDQVNPEALNKKENRSHAIEQRYFKACNGGNSERMSDAALSSLASKTCQSQGMCPEQNKPQSPHLRGNHDISKETNNDLKDDQAICFSQALVDFTKQSQFYSNSTESMGGSESGSPFSQNMQSLPAIVTFDVVDMDNEGEYDQQMDMVIGEEDITSPYEVFEESYLQKDAFAECDLQMFDLYERSLLSNTWGIASLPRHLSLTRVHQSSPLAPLPSPLALNRRSRSLDTKSLELEMTDMYLGSGAALASCPRTERVSKMASSLHSKNNGHISTSENGDNRNMLQSWQPDTEGTVTHPGADGKRKEQTHSLYQTQDGRVVSFSQPVSRVPNCKPQPISASKLTDRVSCISIPQNTGPLHRPSHLPLQSESCRPQAPGRPHAHYGRSDKASGGGGEALFYTSTVDSHPYNQHSKIRPVGITHGMPHLCSESGSPVSPVDYEQLPDFTSKGRKAVEMVRPVECSKHMSGANP, encoded by the coding sequence ATGGAGCCCTGCGGAGGAATTGAGCCAGCAAGTTATACAAAGCATTTGTCTGCTGGCTGTGAGCAGACAGCCATGGGTGGCCAGGATTCACAGACTGAGGTAAAGCCTCCATCTGACACATTTGATGCTGTGCCCCCAGAGCCTCAGCCATCAGGGAAACTGAAGAGGACTGCCTTAAGATTCTTTGGAGGACGTAAAAGCATTTGTGTTTTGCCCAACTTCTTTGGAGGGAGGAACAAAAATCAGAACAAGTGTGCCTCTAAAAAGGTAGTAAGCAAGAGTAAAACGCATGATGGACTTAGCAAGGCAGGTTGGGAGGACAGTCTGCGAAGTGGATATGTTCCAGCAGGAGATTTTGAGTACCACAGCCAGACTCCTAGCACTTGTTGTAGTGAATTTGGTCACTCTACTGGTGATCAGAAGTCCTTCTCCCTCCCCCGGCAGAAAAAGGGTTTGAGGGGACTTTTTAACAGCATCAGGCGTCATAGAAAGAATAGAAATTGTGATTTAGAAAAAAATGAAATGGTTGCAATGTCTCATGTCTGCAACAAAGAGGTGCCAATTGCCCAGACTAAGATTGACCAAAATGACACTGAGTGCCTGAACAGTTTGTCTGAATCCAATGTGCCTGTTTCGGCAAATGTCGAAGATTGTTTGACTATTGCGCCTGAATGTATTAATGCTGATGTCATAGTGTCTGAGAACAACATGGTGAAACAAAGAAGTGTGGATTCTCTTGTAGGGGAACTGATGAAAGGCAAGGACATTGTAGCAAAGAATGATAACCCCAAAAAACATGAAGAGACACTCCATGAAACCACCGAACCTGGTTCTCTCCCGAACACCAGCCTAGAGTCTACAGTGAATGTCCAGCTGCCTACTGGCTCATCTCAAATAAGCTTGCTTTATGGTGATGTGGCGTCTCTGAAGAGTTTTGACTCACTCACTGGCTGTGGTGACATAATAGCTGATCAAGATGACGACAGTATTGCAGAGAGCACAGTCTCGGGGGAAAGGAGTCGAAATGCAGGCAAAAGAAGTTCCTGTTATGTTACCTACCAGGGTGGAGGAGAAGAAATGGCCACCCCTGATGAGGTGGCTGGAGACTATCTCCATGACCTCTGGGAAAATGACGCTGCAGAGAACATTTGTTATACAGACAGCCAGGAACCAGACTTTCTAGAACACAGTGAAAGTCCTAGGATGACACCTGAAGAGCCATCTAGCTCCTATAACATGGACATCAGCAACAACAGCAATGGTGATCTTGAAGTTACAGAGACCACCCTTACATCTGCGGATGTCATGACCCCTCAGAGTGACCATCAAGAGTCAGTTCCTAACAGCGATGAGGGTTACTATGACTCTACCACCCCAGGACAAGATGAAGACGGACGTGACAAAGTTGACAAGATCAGGACGGATAGACTACCAAGGGACAGTTACAGTGGCGACGCTCTGTATGAGCTTTTTGAGCCTGATGATAGTCTTATCAGTCCACCTCTTGAAAAATCTAAGCTGCCTGATCCACTTGAGTTTTTAGAAATGCCAGCTCAGTGTAGTGATGTACATGCTATGTTCACTCCTGAAACTGATCTAATGGAAGAGGACAGGCTGACTTTGATCCAGCAGGACCTTCTCTGTGCGGAGTTGAAAAGCATGTGTAAACTTTCCAAAGAGCAGGCTCTGTTCACCAAAGGGAGGATCCACCAAGATAATAGCTTCCAGGAAAGCATTTCTAAGGTCAACACAAAAACTCAAGCCTCTATGAAAGAGGATCAGGTCAACCCAGAGGCTTTGAATAAAAAGGAAAACCGATCGCATGCCATAGAGCAGAGATATTTCAAAGCCTGTAATGGTGGGAATAGTGAGAGAATGTCAGATGCAGCTTTAAGCTCCCTGGCCTCAAAAACATGTCAATCACAAGGAATGTGCCCTGAGCAAAACAAGCCACAATCCCCCCACTTAAGAGGAAATCATGATATTTCTAAAGAAACAAATAATGACTTGAAGGATGACCAGGCAATTTGCTTCTCCCAAGCCCTAGTGGACTTTACAAAACAGTCACAGTTTTATAGTAATTCAACTGAAAGCATGGGAGGCTCTGAGTCAGGCTCTCCCTTTTCCCAAAACATGCAATCCCTCCCTGCCATTGTCACATTTGATGTCGTGGACATGGATAATGAGGGGGAATATGATCAGCAGATGGATATGGTAATAGGGGAGGAAGACATCACGTCGCCTTACGAAGTGTTTGAAGAAAGCTACCTGCAAAAGGATGCGTTTGCTGAATGTGACTTACAAATGTTTGACCTCTATGAACGGAGTCTCCTCAGTAATACTTGGGGAATTGCCAGCCTGCCACGTCACCTTAGCCTTACACGAGTCCATCAGTCGAGTCCACTGGCTCCTCTGCCGAGTCCTCTGGCCTTAAATAGGAGGAGTAGATCCCTGGACACAAAGAGCTTGGAGTTAGAGATGACTGACATGTATTTAGGGAGTGGGGCAGCGCTAGCATCATGCCCTAGAACTGAAAGAGTCTCAAAGATGGCGTCCTCACTTCACAGCAAAAATAATGGTCACATTTCCACTTCAGAAAATGGGGACAATAGAAACATGTTGCAGTCATGGCAACCAGATACTGAGGGGACTGTAACCCACCCAGGAGCAGATGGGAAAAGAAAAGAGCAGACGCACAGTCTCTATCAAACCCAAGACGGACGCGTGGTAtcattcagtcagccagtcagtcgaGTCCCAAACTGTAAACCTCAACCGATCTCAGCTAGCAAACTGACTGACAGAGTATCCTGTATTTCTATCCCTCAGAATACAGGACCGTTGCATAGGCCATCTCATCTTCCTTTGCAATCAGAATCCTGTCGGCCACAGGCCCCTGGTCGACCTCATGCCCACTATGGGAGATCAGATAAGGCATCAGGTGGTGGGGGTGAGGCCCTTTTTTACACATCGACTGTTGACTCTCATCCTTACAATCAACACAGTAAGATTAGGCCAGTGGGGATCACCCATGGAATGCCTCATCTTTGCTCTGAGTCTGGGAGTCCTGTAAGCCCAGTGGACTATGAGCAGCTGCCAGACTTCACCAGTAAAGGAAGAAAAGCAGTGGAAATGGTGCGCCCTGTTGAATGTAGCAAACACATGTCTGGGGCAAATCCCTAA